The following proteins are encoded in a genomic region of Chlamydiales bacterium STE3:
- a CDS encoding Chloramphenicol 3-O phosphotransferase (Product derived from UniProtKB/Swiss-Prot:Q56148;EC number derived from UniProtKB/Swiss-Prot:Q56148), whose protein sequence is MTNAPVQIIYLNGPSSSGKTTLAKALQHALEEPFLHVGIDKIIGWMPEKVNDWTGGEALLGYSWKKSEDATGNPIQELQAGPYAQKIGKTLQEVVLVLAKMGHHIVIDDVSFGKQQVDEWKKTLKDFRVLWVGVNAPLPVLEQREKERGNRILGSARGQFNKVHVDAIYDVEINTHEASVSENTEKIKSLALCPPNLLEPAAQGK, encoded by the coding sequence ATGACAAATGCACCCGTGCAGATCATTTACTTAAATGGACCATCGAGTAGCGGCAAGACCACTCTTGCCAAAGCTTTGCAGCATGCATTGGAAGAGCCATTTTTGCATGTCGGAATTGATAAAATTATTGGATGGATGCCGGAAAAAGTCAATGATTGGACAGGAGGAGAAGCCTTGCTCGGATATAGCTGGAAAAAGAGTGAGGATGCAACCGGTAATCCCATCCAAGAATTACAAGCGGGGCCCTATGCTCAAAAGATAGGCAAAACATTACAAGAAGTAGTCCTCGTACTTGCCAAAATGGGTCATCACATTGTTATTGATGACGTCTCTTTCGGCAAACAGCAAGTTGACGAATGGAAGAAAACCCTAAAAGACTTCCGAGTTTTATGGGTTGGAGTAAATGCACCCCTTCCTGTCTTAGAACAAAGAGAAAAAGAACGAGGTAATCGTATTCTAGGCTCAGCAAGGGGACAGTTCAATAAAGTGCATGTTGATGCCATTTATGACGTGGAGATAAATACGCATGAAGCAAGTGTTAGCGAAAATACTGAGAAAATTAAGTCTCTGGCCTTATGTCCTCCCAATCTCCTAGAGCCTGCGGCACAAGGAAAATGA